A region of the Candidatus Sericytochromatia bacterium genome:
TGGGGTGCGGGTGCTGCCCTCGCATCCGGGGATGCTGCATCCTCAGGAACTCGGCCTGGTGCGCTGGGCCTGAACCGGGGCGCGCGGAAGGCGCCATCCGCGCGCGTTCAACGCCATGGCAGGCCAGGCAACGACGCCTGGCTTGCCGCACAAGAGTGTGGAGGGATCTCAACGTGGAGGCCACATCGGGCCAGCTGGCCAAACAGGCGGTCGAACTGCAGGGAATCGACCATGTCGAATTCTGGGTGGGCAATGCCAAGCAGGCGGCTTACTTTTACTGCCACGCCTTCGGTTTCCGCGTGGTAGCCTACGCGGGGCCGGAGACGGGCGTCAAGGACCGGGCCAGTTACGTGCTCCGGCAAAATGACATCATCCTCGTGATGACGTGTCCGCTGGGCCCTGAAGGGCCGGTGGCCGACCATGTGCGATTGCACGGTGACGGGGTGCGGGACGTGGCCTTCCGCGTTCGCGACGTGGACGGGGCCCACGCGGCCCTGCTGGCGCGCGGCGCCCGCTCGGTCGAGGCCCCTCAGTCGTTCGAAGGCCCTGGCGGTTCGCTTCGGCGTGCGGCGGTGGCCACCTATGGCGATACCATCCATAGCCTGATTGGCCGCGAGGACTATGCCGGGGTGTTCTTGCCCGGCTACGAGGCGCGTGCGCCCCACGAGCCGACCCCAGGAGGGCTCGGGCGGATCGACCATGTGGTCGGGAACGTGGGCTGGAATGAGATGAACCACTGGGTTCAACAATACGTGGAGGTCTTTGGTTTTCATCCCTTCGTGTCATTCGACGACAAGGACATTTCCACCGAGTTCACCGCCTTGCGGTCGGTGGTGGTGGCGAACCCGGCCGAGAACATCAAGATGCCCATCAATGAGCCGGCCGAGGGCAAGAAACGTTCCCAGATCGAAGAGTACATCGATTTTTATCGTGGGCCGGGGGTCCAGCATCTGGCCTTGACCACCGCTGACATCGTCGGCACCGTGGCCCGCTTGAAGCTGGCAGGCGTCGAGTTCCTGGAACCGCCGGCGTCCTATTACGACCAGTTGGCCGAACGGCTCGAAGGGATCGATTT
Encoded here:
- the hppD gene encoding 4-hydroxyphenylpyruvate dioxygenase: MEATSGQLAKQAVELQGIDHVEFWVGNAKQAAYFYCHAFGFRVVAYAGPETGVKDRASYVLRQNDIILVMTCPLGPEGPVADHVRLHGDGVRDVAFRVRDVDGAHAALLARGARSVEAPQSFEGPGGSLRRAAVATYGDTIHSLIGREDYAGVFLPGYEARAPHEPTPGGLGRIDHVVGNVGWNEMNHWVQQYVEVFGFHPFVSFDDKDISTEFTALRSVVVANPAENIKMPINEPAEGKKRSQIEEYIDFYRGPGVQHLALTTADIVGTVARLKLAGVEFLEPPASYYDQLAERLEGIDFKEDIEALKPLGILVDRDEKGYLLQIFTKPMTDRPTLFFEIIQRKGSDSFGKGNFKALFEAIEAEQARRGTL